Proteins found in one Chengkuizengella sediminis genomic segment:
- a CDS encoding GAF domain-containing sensor histidine kinase, with the protein MVNEKNIQKLTTLKVILQTINQVTDLDKMLQSVLKELIRLMDLKTGWIYFIDTDGSYKLVTDYDLPPALCHEDKKHMCEGSCWCIDRYHDGRLDKAANIIECKRIDDAIKYEWGDTEDVTHHATVPLKAGNEKFGLLNVASPNKLEFNEEELALLESVAIQIGTAIKRLNFMNRDQKRASLFQKLGEVTTALHGDRNENYRLEYSASLIQIKFQYHRVHIECNEKKHEENMGSSEEMISITQPFKLGETSGKISISNPSLDDIDRDIIEQLGQHLAIVFEHARLNQKAHELALIQERNRLARDLHDSVNQLLFSLVLTVRGTKEMTEDQDIHEMLNYMQDLSQDALKEMRALIWQLRPQNLEEGIVCALVAYGKVLDLNVSADVHGVGELPSIMEECLWRIGQEALNNIKKHAETTEVWIEFNRDKKNVEMNIRDEGIGFSLNTEQHSPSLGLKSMRERAELFGGTVIIQSVSGKGTLLKVSLPMTKTYIDTHSVK; encoded by the coding sequence ATGGTAAATGAAAAAAACATTCAAAAATTAACCACATTAAAGGTCATTTTACAAACGATAAACCAAGTAACGGATCTAGATAAGATGTTGCAATCCGTATTAAAAGAACTTATTCGTTTGATGGACTTAAAAACAGGTTGGATTTATTTCATTGATACAGATGGCAGTTATAAACTAGTGACAGATTATGACCTTCCGCCTGCTTTATGTCACGAAGATAAAAAACACATGTGTGAAGGTAGTTGTTGGTGTATTGACCGTTATCATGATGGGAGATTGGATAAGGCAGCCAATATTATAGAATGTAAAAGAATTGATGACGCAATTAAATATGAGTGGGGAGATACGGAAGACGTCACTCATCATGCTACGGTTCCTTTAAAAGCAGGCAACGAAAAATTTGGGTTATTAAATGTTGCATCACCTAACAAATTGGAATTTAATGAAGAAGAGCTAGCATTATTGGAATCGGTAGCCATTCAAATCGGAACTGCGATTAAACGTCTAAACTTTATGAATCGAGATCAAAAGAGAGCCTCTCTGTTCCAAAAGTTAGGTGAAGTCACTACCGCCTTGCATGGTGACCGTAATGAAAATTATAGATTAGAATACTCTGCTTCACTGATACAAATTAAATTTCAGTATCATCGCGTCCATATTGAATGTAATGAAAAAAAACATGAGGAAAATATGGGTTCCAGCGAAGAAATGATATCCATTACTCAACCTTTTAAACTTGGAGAAACTTCAGGAAAAATCAGTATTTCGAATCCATCTTTAGATGACATTGATCGAGATATTATTGAACAGCTTGGTCAACATTTAGCCATCGTATTTGAACATGCACGATTAAACCAAAAAGCACACGAACTTGCTTTAATTCAAGAACGTAATCGACTAGCTAGAGACTTACATGATTCGGTCAATCAACTTCTATTTTCATTAGTGCTTACGGTTAGAGGAACAAAAGAAATGACAGAGGATCAAGACATTCATGAAATGTTGAATTACATGCAGGATCTTTCCCAAGATGCATTAAAGGAAATGCGCGCATTAATTTGGCAACTACGTCCTCAAAATTTAGAGGAAGGGATTGTTTGCGCCCTAGTAGCATATGGGAAAGTATTAGATTTAAATGTATCTGCTGATGTTCATGGTGTAGGAGAGCTTCCTAGTATAATGGAAGAATGTTTATGGCGAATCGGTCAAGAAGCGTTGAACAATATTAAAAAACATGCTGAAACAACTGAGGTATGGATTGAATTTAATCGTGATAAAAAGAACGTTGAGATGAATATTCGTGATGAAGGTATCGGATTTAGTTTAAACACCGAACAGCACAGTCCATCTCTTGGTTTAAAAAGCATGCGTGAAAGAGCTGAATTATTTGGTGGAACAGTGATCATTCAAAGTGTTTCAGGAAAAGGAACACTGCTAAAAGTGAGTCTACCTATGACAAAAACCTATATCGATACACATTCAGTAAAATGA
- a CDS encoding MFS transporter, with product MSLIIQDQRFIKILTANIFSSIGSGITMIAIPWMIVTGENGASTFGLVSLILTIMLFLIAPIIGNLIDQHSRKKLLLWSEMIGFIIIGLFAFIGFVNGGYATWQLVVLFASGMLYYSLFYPTMFAMNQEIFERSQYKSLNGIMEIQGQLSSVVAGGVATLLIEVIDLHWILVIDASTYAIAFIILYTIPYLKKNQSSHSNTEASFWEKMQEGYEFLKERPLLFLFLISAFIPFVIVMITNYVFPIYIESTLQAGGNVYGAHEMLYGVGALLAGMTVPFLIQKFGNVKIVLIGIFIFMVSMIFTTLFPITILFVVVSLFFGLANAGTRVARNTLMMEMIPNDKIGRVESLFRSIGLAIRITLIGSFTVMIPVTGTFSSLSILSAIIVTSFITAWIGKQYFKKNLTSTINSKVVEVQTQK from the coding sequence ATGAGTTTGATTATTCAAGATCAACGTTTCATTAAAATTTTAACTGCGAATATTTTCTCATCCATTGGATCAGGTATTACTATGATTGCGATCCCGTGGATGATTGTTACTGGAGAAAATGGGGCTAGTACCTTCGGACTTGTTTCACTGATATTGACCATTATGTTATTCCTCATCGCTCCGATCATAGGGAATCTTATTGATCAACATTCTCGCAAAAAATTGCTATTGTGGTCTGAAATGATAGGTTTTATAATTATCGGTTTATTTGCTTTCATCGGATTTGTAAATGGAGGTTATGCTACTTGGCAACTCGTTGTATTGTTTGCCAGCGGTATGTTGTATTATTCTTTGTTCTATCCCACAATGTTTGCTATGAACCAAGAAATCTTTGAACGAAGCCAATACAAAAGCTTAAACGGAATCATGGAAATACAAGGGCAACTATCTAGTGTTGTTGCTGGAGGTGTTGCTACCCTATTAATTGAAGTGATTGATCTTCATTGGATTTTAGTCATAGATGCAAGCACGTATGCTATTGCATTTATCATCTTGTACACAATCCCTTACTTGAAAAAGAATCAATCTTCTCACTCCAATACGGAGGCTTCCTTCTGGGAGAAAATGCAGGAAGGATATGAATTCTTAAAAGAACGTCCGTTATTATTTTTATTTCTAATTTCTGCGTTCATCCCATTTGTTATCGTTATGATTACAAATTATGTGTTCCCTATTTATATTGAGTCTACCTTACAAGCAGGGGGTAATGTATATGGTGCTCATGAAATGTTATATGGGGTTGGAGCACTTCTAGCTGGAATGACTGTACCTTTTCTTATACAAAAATTTGGGAATGTAAAAATCGTGCTTATTGGAATATTTATATTTATGGTATCCATGATATTTACTACTCTTTTCCCGATCACCATTTTATTTGTAGTTGTATCGCTATTTTTTGGTTTAGCGAATGCGGGTACAAGGGTAGCGCGAAACACTTTAATGATGGAAATGATACCAAACGATAAAATAGGGCGTGTTGAAAGTTTATTCCGATCGATTGGTCTTGCTATACGAATTACTTTAATCGGAAGTTTTACTGTGATGATTCCTGTAACAGGAACCTTCTCCTCACTAAGTATATTAAGTGCTATTATTGTTACTTCATTCATAACGGCATGGATTGGGAAACAATATTTTAAAAAGAACTTAACTTCTACAATAAATTCGAAGGTTGTTGAAGTGCAAACTCAAAAATGA
- a CDS encoding stalk domain-containing protein, with translation MLKKSVAMFLVVALFVISAPVSTNAASPTTKQIILYLDETDAFVNLETVKIDTAPVAVRGRTFLPAKFLGEALGFNVQWIAESRTIILEPSDSYIEINLEKMTITENGTKIPFDDKVFIDNGNSLIHMGWILDTLGANYQYDSMNRKIEINYSNLPYTFTDGNHAKPVARFTSAKSHYRIGEPIKLVDLSYDPDGENLARSWTGKEEAYFTAGTYPVTLTVTDGSGIVSEPYTKYITIVEDVYLTRQHYPLYFQEEGTSFQTNLSLLTLDQIPHEMEYDFERKLLISDSPEMIKEPGILYQDTINGKGRLYANHLNVMDKNVTFAILATNDTDEDITITTTNSGEVKPTPLVNLMGHIASVDFLLDEAPDSQANVKPNETIFYKIYPDFLPQYGVNTFYDVQTDGELTFSFVAMNDADIEDFEKGVYEPLEGDGHVRGTFPSSDIYIEANESGMPFTQPYRLSIGDQTIFSSIQGVDVFDNDSVALNKGHYGMVYHISIDNPGEVVMLLRPRAGVFKGPVKINGELIMAPISGTLTHLSGVHVLKRTTGDEKTLEIEFTPPAGSAFPIDLIFYPLDQLK, from the coding sequence ATGTTAAAGAAATCGGTAGCTATGTTTTTAGTTGTTGCGTTGTTCGTTATTTCTGCTCCTGTAAGCACAAATGCAGCTTCACCAACTACAAAACAAATTATTTTATATTTAGATGAAACAGATGCCTTTGTAAACCTTGAAACTGTAAAAATAGATACAGCTCCTGTGGCTGTACGTGGAAGAACATTTTTACCTGCTAAATTTTTAGGAGAAGCTTTGGGGTTTAATGTTCAGTGGATTGCTGAGAGTAGAACGATCATTTTGGAACCGTCTGACTCTTATATTGAGATTAATTTAGAAAAAATGACCATTACAGAGAACGGTACAAAGATTCCTTTTGATGATAAAGTCTTTATTGATAATGGGAACTCATTAATACATATGGGCTGGATTCTTGATACGTTGGGTGCAAATTATCAATATGATAGTATGAATAGGAAAATTGAAATAAATTATTCAAACCTACCTTATACGTTTACGGATGGCAATCACGCCAAACCTGTAGCTAGATTTACATCAGCAAAATCTCATTATCGAATTGGTGAACCAATCAAATTAGTCGATTTAAGTTATGACCCAGATGGAGAAAACTTGGCAAGAAGTTGGACGGGGAAAGAAGAAGCCTATTTTACAGCTGGAACGTACCCTGTTACTTTAACAGTTACAGATGGTAGTGGGATTGTAAGTGAACCTTATACAAAATATATTACGATTGTAGAAGATGTATATTTGACGAGACAGCACTACCCATTATATTTTCAAGAAGAAGGAACCTCTTTTCAAACGAATTTGAGTTTACTGACATTAGACCAGATTCCGCATGAAATGGAATATGATTTTGAAAGAAAACTGCTGATAAGTGATAGTCCAGAGATGATTAAAGAACCGGGGATTTTATATCAAGATACGATCAATGGGAAAGGTCGTTTATATGCAAACCATTTAAATGTGATGGATAAAAATGTAACTTTTGCTATACTAGCAACGAATGATACTGATGAGGACATTACAATTACAACGACGAACAGTGGTGAAGTGAAGCCAACTCCTCTAGTTAATTTGATGGGACATATTGCTTCTGTTGACTTTTTGTTAGATGAAGCTCCTGATTCACAAGCAAACGTGAAACCAAATGAAACTATTTTTTATAAAATTTATCCTGATTTTCTGCCTCAATATGGTGTGAATACATTTTACGATGTTCAAACGGATGGAGAATTAACTTTTTCATTTGTTGCCATGAATGATGCAGATATAGAAGACTTTGAAAAAGGAGTTTACGAGCCTCTTGAAGGTGATGGGCATGTTCGTGGTACCTTTCCATCCTCTGATATTTATATAGAAGCAAATGAAAGTGGAATGCCTTTCACACAACCGTACCGACTATCCATTGGTGATCAGACGATTTTTTCTTCTATTCAAGGTGTTGATGTATTTGACAATGATAGTGTGGCATTAAATAAAGGACATTATGGCATGGTATATCATATATCCATTGATAATCCTGGAGAAGTTGTCATGTTATTACGTCCAAGAGCGGGCGTTTTTAAGGGTCCTGTGAAAATAAACGGAGAATTAATTATGGCACCGATTTCTGGAACACTTACACATTTAAGTGGAGTTCATGTACTTAAAAGAACTACAGGGGATGAGAAAACGTTAGAAATTGAGTTTACGCCTCCTGCAGGTTCCGCGTTCCCAATAGATCTTATCTTTTATCCTTTAGATCAATTAAAATAA
- a CDS encoding LacI family DNA-binding transcriptional regulator, translating to MTNKIKDVSAKAGVSPTTVSRVLNNSKLVNEKTKRKVLKVIEEMGYIPNASAKNLRSKKTMTIGVIVTDILVSYNADIIKGIENMANSLNYKIIICDAQDQKEKEIDYLNLLYNRTIDGMILVTSTLSDQEISKIAEQGYNIGVIGRNIEHDLVSCVYNDNIKAVQEVIDHLVQNGHKEIVFISGLKDAVDSHERLEGYMNALKRNELPFDPELVDNGDFSENGGYEAIKRIIQRDKKFTAVFAANDEMALGVYNAFKELNIKIPEQVAVVGVDNIRVCSYVSPKLSTVAQPKYSMGALMTEKLIDQMNENKYTSSRTFKVSSTLLVRESSEYKI from the coding sequence ATGACGAACAAAATAAAAGATGTATCCGCGAAAGCAGGTGTGTCTCCCACAACGGTTTCTAGAGTGCTAAATAATAGTAAATTAGTAAATGAAAAAACAAAAAGAAAAGTATTAAAAGTAATTGAAGAAATGGGATACATTCCAAATGCCTCTGCTAAAAACCTGCGTTCCAAAAAAACGATGACGATTGGTGTTATTGTCACAGACATTTTGGTTTCATATAATGCGGATATTATTAAAGGCATTGAAAATATGGCGAATTCCCTTAACTATAAAATTATTATTTGTGATGCACAAGATCAAAAAGAAAAAGAAATAGATTACTTAAATTTATTATATAATCGTACCATTGATGGGATGATCCTAGTGACATCTACATTATCAGATCAAGAGATCAGTAAAATCGCAGAACAAGGTTATAACATCGGTGTGATCGGAAGAAATATTGAACATGATCTAGTATCTTGTGTATATAACGATAATATTAAAGCAGTACAAGAAGTGATAGATCATTTAGTACAGAATGGTCATAAAGAGATTGTGTTTATAAGTGGTTTGAAGGATGCAGTGGATAGTCATGAACGTTTAGAAGGCTATATGAATGCTTTAAAAAGAAATGAGCTTCCTTTTGATCCTGAGCTTGTTGATAATGGAGATTTCTCTGAAAATGGGGGATATGAGGCCATAAAGAGAATCATACAAAGAGATAAGAAGTTTACAGCTGTTTTCGCAGCAAATGATGAAATGGCATTAGGGGTTTATAATGCTTTTAAAGAACTAAATATTAAAATTCCAGAGCAGGTTGCAGTAGTTGGAGTCGATAACATTAGAGTATGTAGTTATGTGAGTCCCAAATTAAGTACGGTTGCTCAGCCAAAGTATTCTATGGGAGCATTGATGACTGAAAAACTCATAGATCAAATGAACGAAAATAAATATACCTCTTCAAGAACTTTTAAAGTTTCTTCTACTTTGTTGGTTCGAGAATCTTCTGAATATAAAATATAG
- a CDS encoding spore coat protein, which translates to MYNQSTSNMGQQQMGQQHVALPDKDMANLVLSELKRMAREYTTACLESANPMVHQNFNQLLQKTLADQAQLFQIMSQQGMYNVTPAPMQEIQKEQQKFNQCGYETQQFMQQYLGGGQPSSGMMGSGNQSYQQPTHMSMSPNTLNYGAMGTMPPGAASSTANTSSANQSGTPQMRSGTQMGTQMSSSSQTSASTQDHNKKYLI; encoded by the coding sequence ATGTATAATCAATCTACATCTAATATGGGGCAACAACAAATGGGACAACAACATGTTGCTTTACCAGATAAAGATATGGCAAATTTAGTTTTGTCAGAGCTAAAAAGAATGGCAAGAGAATATACGACTGCATGTCTGGAATCAGCAAATCCAATGGTTCATCAAAATTTTAATCAATTACTTCAAAAGACACTTGCAGATCAAGCACAGTTATTCCAAATTATGAGCCAACAAGGTATGTATAATGTGACTCCAGCACCCATGCAGGAAATTCAAAAAGAGCAGCAAAAATTTAATCAATGTGGTTATGAAACACAGCAGTTTATGCAGCAATATTTAGGTGGTGGTCAACCATCCTCTGGTATGATGGGCTCTGGAAATCAGTCTTATCAACAACCTACACATATGTCTATGAGCCCAAACACGTTAAACTATGGTGCAATGGGTACGATGCCACCAGGAGCTGCTTCTAGTACAGCAAACACATCAAGTGCAAATCAATCTGGAACACCTCAAATGAGGTCAGGCACACAAATGGGAACACAGATGAGTTCAAGTTCACAAACATCAGCTTCAACTCAGGACCACAATAAGAAATACTTAATTTAA
- a CDS encoding heptaprenylglyceryl phosphate synthase → MIDTIKNWSHIFKLDPDKKISDDHLTKICCSGTDAIMVGGSTGITYDNTYDLFSRIQQYSIPSILEVSNQDAIVLGFDLYMIPIVLNANEPEWIIGNHQKAIKAYGDIIPWEYVLPEAYVSLNPDATVTKVTNATTDLDEEDVLSYARCAEQLFHMPIFYAEYSGVFGNIEMLKKVKKVLNKTQLFYGGGINNVQKAQMAAKVADTIIVGNVIYQDIELAIETVNIKEEMPK, encoded by the coding sequence TTGATAGATACAATTAAAAATTGGAGCCACATCTTTAAACTAGATCCTGATAAAAAGATATCAGATGATCATTTGACAAAAATCTGTTGTTCTGGAACTGATGCAATCATGGTGGGGGGTTCAACAGGAATCACCTACGATAATACTTATGACCTGTTTTCTAGAATCCAACAGTATTCTATACCCTCTATATTAGAAGTTTCAAATCAAGATGCTATTGTTTTGGGTTTTGATCTTTATATGATTCCTATTGTTTTAAACGCAAATGAACCAGAGTGGATAATTGGAAACCATCAAAAAGCGATTAAAGCGTATGGGGATATCATTCCATGGGAGTATGTTTTACCAGAAGCCTATGTTTCTTTAAATCCAGACGCAACAGTCACAAAAGTGACAAATGCCACTACTGATTTAGATGAAGAGGATGTGCTCTCTTACGCAAGATGTGCAGAGCAATTATTTCATATGCCTATTTTTTATGCTGAATATAGCGGAGTATTTGGAAATATAGAGATGTTGAAAAAAGTGAAGAAGGTTTTAAACAAAACACAGCTTTTTTATGGTGGCGGAATAAATAATGTTCAAAAAGCTCAAATGGCAGCCAAAGTAGCGGATACGATCATTGTTGGAAATGTCATTTATCAGGATATAGAGTTAGCCATAGAAACTGTGAATATTAAAGAGGAAATGCCAAAGTAG
- a CDS encoding spore coat protein — MHTGSISTKELSYICDSLKNEESIVKLCVHGAVECQNPQLKQFFNHMSHERFQDFGQLMNVLDHNQYS, encoded by the coding sequence GTGCATACTGGGTCCATTTCAACCAAAGAATTATCTTACATATGTGATTCTTTGAAAAATGAAGAATCAATCGTTAAACTTTGTGTACATGGAGCGGTAGAATGTCAAAATCCACAGTTGAAACAGTTTTTTAATCATATGTCACATGAACGTTTTCAGGATTTTGGTCAATTAATGAACGTATTAGATCATAACCAATATTCATAA
- a CDS encoding response regulator gives MGIKVLIADDHKVVRRGLYFFLRTQEDIEILGEAENGKEAVELANELQPDIILMDVMMPVMNGIEATKVIKEQNPHMKIIILTSFSDQDHVIPAIKSGATGYQLKDVEPDELVKTIRNVHLGQNHVHPKAMSHMMSHMTDQKQENNLVEQLTKREREVLSEITNGKSNKEIADSLNITEKTVKTHVSNILSKLHLADRTQAALFAVKHKL, from the coding sequence TTGGGTATTAAAGTATTAATTGCTGATGATCATAAAGTTGTAAGAAGAGGCTTATATTTCTTTCTACGCACACAAGAAGATATCGAAATTTTGGGAGAAGCCGAAAATGGGAAAGAAGCTGTCGAACTGGCAAATGAATTGCAGCCCGATATTATTTTAATGGATGTCATGATGCCCGTTATGAACGGTATCGAAGCGACTAAGGTCATTAAAGAACAAAATCCACATATGAAAATCATTATTTTAACTAGTTTTTCAGACCAAGACCATGTCATTCCAGCTATTAAATCTGGTGCAACTGGTTATCAATTAAAAGACGTGGAGCCAGACGAACTTGTAAAAACGATTCGCAATGTTCATCTTGGACAAAACCATGTCCATCCTAAAGCGATGTCTCACATGATGTCACATATGACGGATCAAAAACAAGAGAATAACTTAGTTGAGCAGTTAACTAAACGTGAGAGAGAAGTTTTATCTGAAATTACGAACGGAAAAAGCAATAAAGAAATTGCTGACAGTTTAAATATCACAGAAAAAACAGTCAAAACTCATGTATCCAACATTTTGTCAAAACTTCATTTAGCTGATCGAACACAGGCTGCTCTATTTGCGGTAAAACACAAACTTTAA
- a CDS encoding nitrite/sulfite reductase — MAYEAKWADDPSKLNKTELMKLEKDGLDIIRTIIEKYANEGYESIPEDELLRFKWAGVYEQKPKDGHFMMRVRINSGIMTSDQVRALASIAHDYGRDLVDVTTRQAIQFHWLKVEELPDIFKRLEDVGLYSFEACGDCPRTIVGNPLAGIDPNELIDTTDIVNEVNDFFLMNRDFSNLPRKYKMSISSNIYNTAHAQINCLAFTPATKVIDGKEIIGFHVWVGGGLSAKPFLAQQLDIFVRPEEVLKVSEAITIIYREHGFRAKRHQSRIKFLIADWGVEKFREELVKQYGELPTRGEDKTKAWNAAYFDGVHPQKQEGYSFIGLNLPVGRLDAQEFTELARLADKYGDGTLRSTMAQNLIITGVKNEKVEGLLQEKVLERLTPNPKRFMSRTVSCTGNEFCNLAIVETKKRAVDVAEYLDDHINMEEPVRIHFIGCPNSCGQKHIADIGLQGSLVKTPEGMVDAFDIAVGGTLEGNGEFNHKLKGRVKGDDVAPVLEQLIGFYNDNRSDEETFHQYVHRVGVPAFQEKLNELLA; from the coding sequence ATGGCTTATGAAGCTAAGTGGGCTGATGATCCATCTAAACTAAATAAAACAGAATTAATGAAGTTAGAAAAAGATGGTTTAGATATTATTAGAACGATTATTGAGAAATATGCAAATGAAGGTTATGAATCGATTCCAGAGGATGAATTGCTACGATTTAAATGGGCAGGGGTATATGAGCAAAAACCAAAGGACGGACATTTCATGATGCGGGTTAGAATCAACTCCGGGATTATGACTTCTGACCAAGTTAGAGCCTTAGCAAGCATTGCTCATGATTATGGGAGAGATTTAGTAGATGTTACAACTCGACAAGCGATCCAATTTCACTGGTTAAAGGTTGAAGAATTACCAGATATCTTTAAACGTTTAGAAGATGTTGGTTTATATTCATTCGAAGCATGTGGAGATTGCCCTAGAACGATTGTAGGTAATCCTTTAGCTGGGATTGATCCTAATGAATTAATTGACACAACAGATATTGTCAATGAGGTTAATGACTTTTTCTTAATGAATAGAGATTTTTCAAACTTACCTCGAAAATATAAAATGTCCATCTCATCCAATATTTACAATACAGCACATGCACAAATTAATTGCTTGGCCTTTACACCTGCAACAAAAGTGATTGACGGAAAAGAAATTATTGGTTTCCATGTATGGGTAGGTGGAGGATTGTCTGCAAAACCTTTCTTAGCACAACAACTAGATATTTTTGTACGTCCTGAAGAAGTGTTAAAGGTTTCAGAAGCGATCACCATTATTTATCGTGAACATGGTTTCCGTGCAAAACGTCATCAATCCAGAATTAAATTTTTAATAGCTGATTGGGGCGTAGAAAAATTCCGTGAAGAACTAGTAAAGCAGTATGGTGAACTCCCAACAAGAGGCGAAGATAAAACGAAAGCTTGGAATGCAGCGTATTTTGACGGCGTTCATCCTCAAAAACAGGAAGGTTATAGCTTCATAGGTTTAAACTTGCCTGTAGGAAGATTAGATGCACAAGAGTTCACAGAGCTAGCTCGTTTAGCAGATAAGTATGGGGATGGAACACTTCGCTCAACTATGGCACAAAACTTGATTATCACTGGTGTGAAAAATGAAAAAGTTGAGGGATTATTGCAAGAAAAAGTTTTAGAAAGACTTACACCAAATCCAAAACGTTTTATGAGCCGTACCGTTTCTTGTACTGGAAATGAATTTTGTAATCTGGCTATTGTAGAAACGAAAAAAAGAGCGGTGGATGTAGCTGAATATTTAGATGATCACATCAACATGGAAGAACCTGTTCGCATTCACTTTATCGGATGCCCTAACTCTTGTGGTCAGAAACACATTGCAGATATCGGTCTTCAAGGTTCACTTGTAAAAACACCTGAAGGTATGGTTGATGCGTTTGACATTGCCGTAGGTGGAACACTTGAAGGTAATGGTGAGTTTAACCATAAATTAAAAGGAAGAGTTAAAGGGGACGATGTTGCCCCTGTATTAGAACAACTTATTGGATTCTATAACGATAATCGTTCTGATGAAGAAACATTTCATCAATATGTTCATCGTGTTGGTGTTCCTGCTTTCCAGGAAAAATTAAATGAGCTATTAGCTTAA
- a CDS encoding NADPH-dependent FMN reductase, with amino-acid sequence MKILVINGTPRTFGRTGVIGKYISQKYNADLIDLSDGSIPMYNGEEDQDEINSVKQLKQLAYDADGVVLTSPEYHSGMSGALKNAIDFLSSAQFEHKPVALIAVGGGGKGGINALSNMRTVARGIYANVIPKQLVLDPDRFDMENKQLTAQGMNQVDDVMKELQIYMQHSVQRSTRQ; translated from the coding sequence ATGAAAATATTAGTCATTAATGGAACCCCTAGAACATTTGGTAGAACAGGCGTGATAGGGAAGTACATTTCTCAAAAATACAATGCGGATTTGATAGATTTAAGTGATGGTAGTATACCCATGTATAATGGTGAAGAAGATCAGGATGAAATTAATTCTGTAAAACAATTAAAACAATTAGCTTATGACGCAGATGGTGTCGTACTAACATCCCCTGAGTATCATAGTGGTATGAGTGGTGCATTAAAAAACGCTATTGATTTCTTGAGCAGTGCACAATTCGAACATAAACCAGTCGCACTCATTGCAGTTGGTGGTGGAGGAAAAGGCGGAATTAATGCATTAAGTAATATGCGTACTGTAGCAAGGGGGATATATGCAAATGTTATTCCTAAACAATTAGTTTTAGATCCAGATCGATTTGATATGGAAAACAAACAATTAACAGCACAAGGTATGAATCAAGTGGATGATGTGATGAAAGAACTGCAAATATATATGCAACATAGTGTACAACGAAGTACTAGGCAATGA